From a region of the Microcoleus sp. bin38.metabat.b11b12b14.051 genome:
- a CDS encoding ferritin-like domain-containing protein: MTVAYPRKLRNAMGARDILAQVVRDREIHLITLNRYRYSEQRSCKDLTDLIEQLDGEPAELVRDLSRHISDEARHAMWLTDLLVDIGEKVGTPPGVSYIDEFERLLDSDQKDPTKDREDFVISSLAAINVTEKRGCEYFSAHIYALKQAPQTEENVKIRETIEKIFPEEAGHVRWGNRLLGAIAAKSHQHREKVEQAKRKYVAIEQAAFESGMDIMLGAELRRVTRLVNIANTMPLWERPQYLMDRLPATLIAPDLQMTRVDVAQRAWNRDPKAFVEKFVPMFLNGLNNIEKKSAPAKSKG, from the coding sequence ATGACTGTTGCTTATCCCCGCAAGCTGCGTAACGCTATGGGAGCGCGCGATATTTTAGCTCAAGTGGTGCGCGATCGCGAAATTCACTTGATCACTCTCAACCGCTACCGCTACAGCGAACAGCGCAGTTGCAAAGACCTCACCGACTTGATCGAACAGCTAGACGGCGAACCGGCCGAACTCGTGCGGGATCTTTCGCGGCACATTTCCGACGAAGCACGACACGCCATGTGGCTTACCGACTTGCTGGTAGACATCGGCGAGAAGGTGGGAACGCCGCCGGGAGTTTCCTATATTGACGAATTTGAAAGATTGCTCGACAGCGATCAAAAAGACCCTACCAAAGACCGCGAAGATTTTGTAATTTCCTCCCTAGCAGCGATTAACGTTACCGAGAAGCGAGGATGCGAGTATTTCTCTGCGCACATCTACGCCTTGAAACAGGCTCCCCAAACCGAGGAAAACGTCAAAATCCGCGAAACCATCGAAAAGATTTTTCCCGAAGAAGCTGGTCACGTCCGCTGGGGAAATCGCTTGCTGGGTGCAATTGCTGCGAAAAGCCATCAACACCGCGAGAAGGTGGAACAAGCAAAACGCAAGTATGTGGCGATCGAACAAGCAGCATTTGAGTCGGGAATGGATATCATGTTGGGAGCGGAACTGCGCCGCGTCACCCGCTTGGTAAACATCGCCAACACTATGCCGCTGTGGGAACGCCCGCAATATTTGATGGATCGCTTGCCGGCCACCCTGATCGCCCCTGACCTGCAAATGACCAGAGTCGATGTAGCTCAGCGCGCCTGGAACCGCGACCCGAAGGCATTTGTCGAGAAATTTGTGCCGATGTTCCTTAACGGTCTCAACAACATTGAGAAGAAGTCGGCCCCAGCTAAGTCTAAGGGTTAA
- the glnA gene encoding type I glutamate--ammonia ligase, giving the protein MFQTPQEALNYIKENKIQIVDLKFIDMPGIWQHLSLYHDQIDETAFTDGVPFDGSSIRGWKAINESDMTMVIDPTTAWMDPFMAEPTISFICSIKEPRTGQPYNRCPRTIAQKAIDYLLTTGLGDTAFFGPEAEFFIFDDVRFDQTQNSGYYYVDSIEGRWNSGKEEAGGNLGYKPRYKEGYFPVAPTDTSQDMRTEMLLTMAKCGVPIEKHHHEVATGGQCELGFRFATLIQAADYLMTYKYVIKNVGKKYGKTITFMPKPLFNDNGSGMHVHQSIWKDGQPLFAGDQYAGFSQMGLHYIGGILKHAPALLAITNPTTNSYKRLVPGFEAPVNLAYSQGNRSASVRIPLSGNNPKAKRLEFRCPDATSNPYLAFAAMLCAGLDGIKNQIDPGEPLDVDIYDLSPEELAKVPSTPGSLEGALEALEKDHAFLTETGVFTEDFIQTWISYKLDNEVNPMRLRPHPYEFALYYDC; this is encoded by the coding sequence ATGTTCCAGACACCCCAAGAAGCCTTAAACTACATCAAAGAAAATAAGATCCAGATCGTTGACTTGAAATTCATCGATATGCCGGGGATCTGGCAGCACCTTTCCCTGTACCACGACCAAATCGACGAAACAGCCTTCACCGACGGCGTACCCTTCGACGGTTCCAGCATTCGGGGCTGGAAAGCCATCAACGAATCAGACATGACAATGGTCATCGATCCGACCACCGCGTGGATGGACCCGTTCATGGCAGAACCCACCATCAGCTTCATTTGCAGCATCAAAGAACCCCGCACCGGCCAACCCTACAACCGCTGTCCCCGCACCATAGCCCAAAAAGCCATAGACTACCTGCTGACCACAGGTCTCGGCGATACAGCATTCTTCGGGCCAGAAGCAGAATTCTTCATTTTTGACGACGTTCGCTTCGACCAAACCCAAAATTCCGGCTACTATTACGTAGATTCGATCGAAGGTCGCTGGAATTCCGGCAAAGAAGAAGCAGGCGGCAACCTCGGCTACAAGCCGCGTTACAAAGAAGGTTATTTCCCAGTAGCACCAACCGATACCTCTCAAGACATGAGAACGGAAATGCTGCTGACAATGGCAAAATGCGGCGTACCAATCGAAAAGCACCACCACGAAGTCGCCACCGGCGGGCAGTGCGAACTCGGTTTCCGCTTTGCCACATTAATCCAAGCCGCCGACTACTTGATGACATATAAATATGTCATCAAAAACGTCGGCAAAAAATACGGCAAAACCATCACCTTCATGCCCAAACCGCTGTTTAACGACAACGGTTCCGGGATGCACGTTCACCAGTCGATTTGGAAAGACGGCCAACCGCTATTTGCAGGCGATCAATATGCTGGTTTCAGTCAAATGGGACTGCATTACATCGGCGGCATTCTCAAGCACGCCCCGGCACTTTTGGCAATCACCAACCCCACAACCAACTCGTACAAGCGCTTGGTTCCCGGCTTTGAAGCGCCTGTAAACTTGGCTTACTCTCAAGGAAATCGATCGGCATCAGTGCGGATTCCTCTTTCCGGCAACAACCCGAAAGCCAAGCGCTTAGAATTCCGCTGCCCAGACGCCACATCCAACCCCTATTTAGCCTTTGCAGCCATGCTGTGTGCAGGCTTAGATGGCATCAAAAATCAAATCGATCCGGGCGAACCTTTGGACGTAGATATCTACGACCTTTCCCCGGAAGAATTGGCAAAAGTTCCATCTACTCCCGGTTCCTTGGAAGGCGCTTTAGAAGCTTTAGAAAAAGACCACGCTTTCTTAACAGAAACTGGCGTCTTTACCGAAGACTTCATCCAAACCTGGATTTCCTACAAACTTGACAACGAAGTCAACCCGATGCGGCTGCGCCCTCACCCCTACGAGTTTGCTCTCTACTACGACTGTTAG
- the apcB gene encoding allophycocyanin subunit beta, producing MRDAVTSLIENYDVAGRYLDRDGIDRLKSYFATGTARVQAAAAINSNAAAIVKQAGIQLFAEQPELIRPGGNAYTTRRYAACLRDMDYYLRYATYALVAGSTDVLDERVLQGLRETYNSLSVPIGPTVMGIGIMKEMVKAQVEAAGLSVGPFLDQPFDYMIRELSEQDI from the coding sequence ATGCGCGACGCAGTGACGAGTCTGATTGAAAATTATGATGTTGCTGGTAGGTATTTAGACCGAGATGGTATCGATCGGTTGAAATCTTATTTTGCAACGGGCACGGCACGGGTACAAGCAGCAGCAGCAATTAACAGCAATGCTGCTGCAATTGTCAAGCAAGCTGGTATTCAGCTATTTGCTGAACAGCCCGAACTGATCCGCCCTGGTGGCAATGCTTACACAACTCGTCGCTACGCGGCTTGTCTGCGAGACATGGACTACTACTTGCGCTACGCTACTTACGCGCTAGTTGCTGGCAGTACGGATGTGCTCGACGAGCGCGTGCTGCAAGGTTTGCGCGAAACTTACAATTCTCTGAGCGTTCCCATTGGCCCGACGGTGATGGGGATCGGCATTATGAAGGAGATGGTTAAGGCTCAGGTGGAAGCTGCTGGTTTGTCTGTAGGGCCTTTCTTGGATCAGCCTTTTGATTACATGATTCGCGAATTGAGCGAACAAGATATTTAA
- a CDS encoding TlyA family RNA methyltransferase, which yields MAKQRLDTLLVSLDLCASRQQAQALIRTGKVSINQQVIDKPGTEVDIAAKIQIKERSRYVSRGGDKLAKALEVFEIPVAGRICLDGGISTGGFTDCLLQAGAALVYGIDVGYGQADWRLRNDPRVILKERTNLRYMTPAELYGESPPLVGAGTGAPPLQGGEQELPLGDALPKRVYADLAVVDVSFISLDKVLPALWELLAPPREAVLLVKPQFEVGRDRVGKKGVVRDSATQADAIFQVWKAATALGWQERGLTWSPLLGPAGNIEYLLWLGIDRQPELELRAIEEGVVKERIAQVAKAAAEELIK from the coding sequence TTGGCTAAACAGCGATTAGATACTTTATTGGTCAGCCTGGATTTGTGCGCCTCCCGACAGCAAGCTCAGGCCTTGATTCGGACTGGGAAAGTCTCCATCAACCAGCAGGTAATTGACAAACCAGGGACTGAGGTTGACATTGCAGCAAAAATTCAGATCAAAGAGCGATCGCGCTACGTTTCCAGAGGCGGCGACAAATTAGCCAAAGCTTTAGAAGTGTTTGAGATTCCGGTGGCTGGCAGAATTTGTCTCGACGGCGGCATTTCCACAGGTGGCTTTACCGACTGTCTGCTGCAAGCCGGTGCGGCCCTGGTATACGGGATAGATGTTGGCTACGGTCAAGCTGATTGGCGCTTACGCAACGATCCGAGGGTAATTTTGAAAGAACGCACCAACTTGCGCTACATGACTCCTGCGGAGCTTTACGGAGAGTCACCCCCCCTTGTAGGGGCGGGTACGGGGGCACCACCCCTACAAGGAGGAGAGCAAGAATTGCCTCTGGGCGATGCTTTGCCAAAAAGAGTTTATGCAGATTTGGCGGTAGTAGATGTGTCGTTTATTTCGCTGGATAAGGTTTTACCGGCGTTGTGGGAATTGTTGGCACCACCGCGAGAAGCGGTATTGTTGGTAAAGCCGCAGTTTGAGGTTGGGCGCGATCGCGTCGGCAAAAAAGGCGTAGTCAGAGACTCGGCTACTCAAGCGGATGCGATTTTTCAAGTATGGAAGGCAGCTACAGCCTTAGGATGGCAGGAAAGAGGCTTAACGTGGTCGCCTTTACTTGGCCCGGCCGGTAATATCGAGTATCTTTTATGGTTGGGGATCGATCGCCAACCAGAGCTAGAGCTTAGGGCGATCGAAGAGGGTGTTGTGAAGGAACGGATCGCACAAGTCGCGAAAGCGGCTGCGGAGGAACTTATCAAGTGA
- a CDS encoding type I restriction endonuclease subunit R, producing the protein MTQTTAITEIIQTLADVASRFNITRTESEGFFPEWHEDLPEISETDKVALNLIRRRYLYHLNDGNLTEGTVTLILGSPLLERAGFYDSPFKMTAEKSIQIVLDDEDEEIETLKGRIDVLVMQNQFWVTLLESKRTTISVMSALPQTLAYMTANPRQDRPSFAAMTNGSEIVFVKLDFQHPRKYDLSRIFSPVPLTNELYTVLQILIKIGQLITES; encoded by the coding sequence ATGACACAAACTACAGCTATTACTGAAATTATCCAAACTTTAGCAGATGTTGCATCTCGATTCAATATTACGCGCACTGAATCCGAGGGATTTTTCCCCGAATGGCATGAAGATTTGCCCGAAATTTCAGAAACAGATAAAGTCGCTCTCAATTTGATTCGGCGCCGATATCTCTATCATCTAAATGATGGAAATCTGACAGAAGGAACCGTCACGCTAATCCTGGGTTCCCCTCTATTGGAACGAGCAGGTTTTTACGATTCACCTTTTAAAATGACTGCTGAAAAATCTATACAAATTGTTTTAGATGACGAGGATGAGGAAATTGAAACACTCAAAGGACGGATTGATGTTTTAGTGATGCAAAATCAATTTTGGGTGACACTCTTAGAGTCGAAGCGCACCACAATTTCAGTAATGTCTGCACTTCCCCAAACACTAGCATACATGACAGCCAATCCTCGGCAGGATAGACCGAGTTTTGCTGCAATGACAAATGGTAGTGAAATTGTATTCGTTAAGCTAGACTTTCAGCATCCACGTAAATATGACTTATCAAGAATATTTTCACCTGTTCCTTTAACAAACGAACTTTATACGGTTCTTCAAATCTTAATAAAAATTGGTCAACTGATTACTGAGTCATAA
- a CDS encoding DUF697 domain-containing protein, translating to MADNSIQENRLSLARASLREALARYSYLRQGKTNSHNTELEAALQTQLDILTYTSQKLDHNIIRIATFGLVSRGKSAVLNALLGKKILQTGPLNGVTKWPRSVRWSVPLPFLDSVEPPQPPLGKGGLLEPSLGKGGLLEPPLGKGEQGGIQVELIDTPGLDEVGGEVRGDMAKQVTRQADLILFVVAGDITRTEYQALCELRAAQKPLILVFNKIDLYPELDRKAIYQSLQALANSQQLAAEAVTDATDSEDLDDRQNNIPAPKSTAKSPAQTAKSLEIVMVAAEPAPVQVRVEWSDGSITHEWESPPAQIDELKHTILTILNREGRSLLALNALVEARDAEANIARQILKLRQTEADDLIWQFAKYKALAVGLNPVAFLDIMGATVADLALIRSLSRLYGLPMTGYEAGKLWQTIFSSAGGVLLGELGSSFLLGFGKSAAAAAPHIGFSTFAGVAVTQASLAAYGTYAVGRAAQVYLEKGCTWGPLGQDTVIQEILATIERNTIIDRLQQEFKI from the coding sequence ATGGCTGACAATTCGATCCAAGAAAATCGCCTCTCCCTAGCCCGCGCCAGTTTGCGCGAAGCCCTCGCGCGCTACTCCTACCTGCGCCAAGGCAAAACAAACTCGCACAACACAGAATTAGAAGCCGCGCTGCAAACTCAATTAGATATCTTAACTTACACTTCACAAAAACTCGACCATAATATTATTCGCATTGCTACTTTCGGTCTTGTCAGTCGTGGCAAATCAGCCGTATTAAACGCACTGTTAGGTAAAAAAATCCTGCAAACAGGCCCTCTCAACGGCGTGACTAAGTGGCCGCGTTCCGTGCGCTGGAGCGTGCCTTTACCTTTCCTTGACAGTGTGGAACCCCCCCAACCCCCCCTTGGTAAGGGGGGGCTTCTGGAACCCTCCCTTGGTAAGGGGGGGCTTCTGGAACCCCCGCTTGGTAAGGGGGAGCAGGGGGGGATTCAAGTAGAGTTAATTGATACTCCCGGGCTGGATGAAGTTGGTGGCGAAGTGCGCGGCGACATGGCAAAACAAGTAACTCGCCAAGCTGACTTAATTCTATTTGTCGTTGCAGGCGATATCACGCGCACTGAATATCAAGCTTTGTGCGAATTGCGAGCAGCTCAAAAGCCCCTAATTTTAGTTTTTAATAAAATTGACCTGTATCCAGAATTAGACAGAAAAGCTATTTACCAAAGTTTACAAGCGCTGGCAAATTCCCAACAGTTAGCAGCCGAGGCGGTAACAGATGCCACAGATAGCGAAGATTTGGACGATCGCCAAAACAACATCCCTGCTCCTAAATCTACAGCAAAATCACCCGCTCAAACTGCCAAATCTTTAGAAATAGTCATGGTAGCTGCCGAACCCGCGCCGGTACAAGTGCGGGTAGAATGGTCAGATGGAAGTATTACTCACGAATGGGAATCGCCGCCCGCCCAGATAGACGAGCTCAAACACACAATTTTGACAATTCTTAACAGAGAAGGGCGATCGCTCCTCGCCCTCAATGCTTTAGTAGAAGCTAGGGATGCCGAAGCAAATATTGCCCGTCAAATTCTGAAATTGCGGCAAACAGAAGCCGACGATTTAATCTGGCAATTTGCCAAATATAAAGCCTTAGCCGTAGGCTTAAATCCCGTTGCTTTCCTAGACATAATGGGAGCAACAGTCGCAGATTTAGCCTTAATTCGCTCTTTATCCAGACTTTACGGTTTGCCCATGACTGGTTACGAAGCCGGGAAACTTTGGCAAACTATTTTCTCCAGCGCAGGCGGCGTACTTTTGGGAGAATTGGGTAGCAGTTTTCTCTTGGGATTTGGTAAAAGTGCGGCGGCTGCTGCCCCGCACATCGGCTTTTCTACTTTCGCCGGAGTCGCTGTCACTCAAGCTAGTTTAGCAGCTTACGGAACCTACGCTGTCGGTCGCGCCGCCCAAGTTTATTTAGAAAAAGGCTGTACTTGGGGCCCCCTAGGACAAGATACGGTCATTCAAGAGATTCTCGCTACCATCGAGCGCAATACAATTATCGATCGCCTCCAGCAAGAATTCAAAATATGA
- a CDS encoding DUF697 domain-containing protein has translation MLGNLNAEEVSTSRKSRSPKVGCPPAGLDAAEVRWNIGREAKPGKVKLGNNTHRKGKMTLNLRRPILIGGIGLSAALWLLETLQHSGSEMGETALIGLAAAGAGYWWWKQQSPQLELALPQPLVSREAAEKAIATAEAAIKLLALEAQKSANPAHLTAKLDRLKVELDRQDLRITVTGGKSVGKTSLIQVLNSNWASQQPQEQIFSETAALFANTTNADAKIGGDVVLFVTAGDITDSEFKTLSQLASAGQRVLLVLNKLDQYLPAQQSQILQQLHERMQGILGTEDIIAIAASPNSIKVRQHQADGTVKERIETQVSQLEPLTARLTQILTQERQQLVWASAVREAATVKLEAKTFLNGIRRDRAMPIIEQYQYIAAAAVFANPVAALDLLATTAISTQLVIDLGAIYKQQFSLDQAKTVAGTLATQMFKLGLVELSTQTIAGLLKSNAVTYAAGGAVQGISAAYFTRIAGQSLIEYFQSQELENAAKGIFSLNQLTETLQAVFKQNQQVSFLQTFVNQVASRLLPQTSGPQAVNSAAS, from the coding sequence TTGCTCGGCAATTTAAATGCAGAAGAGGTTAGTACAAGCCGCAAATCCCGATCGCCCAAAGTCGGATGCCCGCCTGCCGGTTTGGATGCCGCAGAGGTACGATGGAATATAGGGAGGGAAGCCAAGCCCGGTAAGGTTAAGCTTGGCAATAATACCCACAGGAAGGGAAAAATGACACTTAACTTGCGGCGACCAATTTTGATAGGCGGAATCGGACTTTCAGCAGCGCTGTGGCTGCTGGAAACTCTACAGCATTCGGGTTCAGAAATGGGTGAAACGGCACTCATCGGTTTGGCGGCAGCCGGTGCTGGTTATTGGTGGTGGAAACAACAATCGCCCCAACTCGAACTCGCACTCCCGCAGCCCTTGGTGAGCAGGGAAGCAGCCGAAAAAGCGATCGCGACTGCCGAAGCAGCAATTAAGTTGCTCGCCTTGGAAGCGCAAAAATCGGCAAATCCGGCTCATCTAACAGCAAAGCTCGATCGGCTCAAAGTCGAATTAGACAGACAAGATTTGCGGATTACCGTAACTGGCGGCAAATCAGTCGGCAAAACTAGCTTAATTCAAGTTTTAAATTCTAATTGGGCATCCCAACAGCCACAAGAGCAGATTTTCTCGGAAACAGCAGCGCTGTTTGCTAATACCACAAATGCGGATGCCAAAATCGGCGGCGATGTAGTCCTATTTGTCACAGCGGGCGACATCACCGATTCGGAGTTTAAAACATTATCTCAACTAGCGTCCGCAGGTCAGCGCGTGTTGCTAGTTTTGAACAAACTAGACCAATATTTGCCAGCGCAGCAGTCGCAAATTTTGCAGCAGTTGCACGAAAGAATGCAGGGAATATTGGGGACAGAAGATATAATTGCGATCGCAGCTTCCCCCAATTCGATTAAAGTGCGGCAGCACCAAGCCGACGGCACTGTTAAAGAACGGATTGAAACTCAAGTCTCTCAACTCGAACCGCTGACAGCAAGATTGACTCAAATCTTAACCCAAGAACGGCAACAGTTGGTCTGGGCCAGTGCCGTGCGCGAGGCTGCAACGGTTAAATTAGAGGCAAAAACTTTCTTAAATGGCATCAGGCGTGATCGGGCAATGCCCATCATCGAACAATATCAGTATATCGCCGCCGCCGCCGTATTTGCTAACCCAGTTGCCGCCTTAGACTTGCTAGCCACAACCGCCATCAGCACCCAACTGGTAATCGACCTCGGCGCTATTTACAAGCAACAGTTTTCCTTAGACCAAGCTAAGACTGTAGCAGGAACTTTGGCAACCCAAATGTTCAAACTCGGACTGGTAGAACTCTCTACCCAAACTATTGCTGGACTGCTGAAAAGCAATGCCGTTACCTATGCAGCCGGAGGCGCGGTGCAGGGAATTAGTGCAGCCTATTTTACCAGAATAGCGGGACAGAGTTTGATTGAATATTTCCAAAGTCAAGAACTAGAAAATGCTGCCAAAGGCATTTTCAGTCTCAATCAGTTGACTGAGACTTTACAAGCTGTATTTAAGCAAAATCAGCAAGTTTCCTTCTTGCAAACTTTCGTCAACCAAGTCGCAAGTCGTCTCTTACCTCAAACATCTGGGCCCCAGGCTGTTAATTCTGCCGCCAGTTAG
- a CDS encoding thioesterase family protein — protein sequence MTPFITQIRVRHYEMDALGHVNNAVYQRYLEHAAIEHLEHLGFTLSRYRELGGVFVMRRIEIDYLRSATAGDRLDVSTWIEQVRGPRAVRRYEIRLAGSDEILLKAEALWVWVEIEIVKMRPKAIPAEIIDVFKAQFPEQST from the coding sequence TTGACACCATTTATAACACAAATTAGAGTGCGCCATTACGAAATGGACGCCCTCGGTCACGTCAATAATGCTGTCTACCAGCGTTATTTAGAACACGCTGCGATCGAACATTTAGAACACTTGGGATTTACACTTTCTCGCTACCGCGAATTGGGCGGCGTCTTTGTAATGCGTCGCATAGAAATTGATTATTTGCGATCGGCAACCGCAGGTGACAGACTGGATGTATCCACTTGGATCGAACAGGTGCGGGGGCCGCGCGCCGTCCGCCGCTACGAAATTCGCTTAGCCGGTAGTGACGAAATTTTGTTAAAAGCAGAGGCGCTGTGGGTTTGGGTTGAGATTGAGATTGTGAAAATGCGACCCAAAGCAATTCCAGCCGAGATAATTGATGTTTTTAAAGCGCAGTTTCCCGAACAATCAACCTAG
- a CDS encoding ATP-dependent 6-phosphofructokinase, producing the protein MGEQKCIGILTSGGDCAGLNAVIRAVVYRATETYNWKVMGIRQATKGLMSRPPEAMALNVEKVDSWLTIGGTMLGTTNEGNPFAFPMPDGSLRDRSDDIIEGYHKLGLDALIGIGGDGSLAILRKIAKAGNLNLVAIPKTIDNDVGITERSIGFDTAVNIATEALDRLHFTAASHSRVMIVEVMGRDAGHIAISAGIAGGADIILIPEIPYKISEICAKIQERQQRGKNYCLIIVAEAVRTEAGELVMHTNRLGQSRLGGIGQYLADTISDCSGAETRVTVLGHTQRGGTPSPLERLIASAFGVAAVDLVAEEKYDCMVSWQQREVVSVPLEDAIAKYRPVDFDGTLVKTARGLGICLGD; encoded by the coding sequence ATGGGAGAACAAAAATGTATCGGCATTCTCACCAGCGGGGGTGACTGTGCAGGCTTAAATGCCGTGATTCGAGCCGTTGTTTACCGCGCAACGGAAACTTATAATTGGAAAGTGATGGGCATTCGTCAAGCCACCAAAGGGTTGATGAGTCGCCCTCCCGAAGCAATGGCCTTGAATGTGGAGAAAGTAGACTCCTGGCTCACCATTGGCGGTACGATGCTAGGAACTACAAATGAGGGCAACCCTTTTGCCTTCCCGATGCCTGATGGGAGTTTGCGCGATCGCTCTGATGATATTATCGAAGGCTATCATAAACTCGGGCTGGATGCCTTAATTGGCATTGGTGGCGACGGTAGTCTCGCGATTCTCAGAAAGATTGCCAAAGCAGGCAATTTGAATTTAGTAGCTATTCCTAAAACTATTGATAATGATGTCGGTATTACCGAGCGTTCGATCGGTTTTGATACTGCTGTCAATATTGCCACAGAAGCACTCGATCGCTTACATTTTACCGCAGCCAGTCACAGCCGCGTCATGATTGTTGAAGTCATGGGACGCGATGCCGGACATATTGCGATTAGTGCCGGAATTGCTGGCGGAGCTGATATAATTTTGATTCCCGAAATTCCTTACAAAATTTCTGAAATCTGCGCGAAAATTCAAGAACGCCAACAACGTGGAAAAAACTACTGTTTAATTATAGTAGCCGAGGCTGTCCGCACAGAAGCAGGCGAGTTAGTAATGCACACAAATCGCTTAGGCCAAAGTCGATTAGGCGGCATTGGTCAATATTTAGCCGATACAATTTCTGATTGTAGCGGTGCAGAAACTCGTGTGACAGTTTTGGGGCACACTCAACGCGGCGGAACTCCTTCTCCCCTAGAAAGATTAATTGCTTCGGCTTTTGGTGTCGCAGCAGTTGATTTAGTTGCCGAAGAGAAATACGACTGCATGGTATCTTGGCAACAGCGGGAAGTTGTCAGCGTTCCATTAGAAGATGCGATCGCCAAATACAGACCCGTAGACTTCGATGGTACTCTAGTTAAAACCGCCCGCGGTTTGGGAATTTGCTTGGGAGATTAG
- a CDS encoding FkbM family methyltransferase: MSEQQKGIQRNSMTGSLVLAKKLGFEPKTVIDVGAALGTFNLYETFPNARHLLIEPIAENEPYLAKICRKLKSAEYIMAAAAKESGVLTLSVNPGMVHSSISQNAITDSSNPYLRNIRAITLDDICRERNFSGPYLIKVDVDGKELDVLAGATEILQQTEYVIVEVTLFGQMHEIMSFMKSQGFVAYDIVDLAYRPIDAALWQIDMAFVKESGLFRNNSNYATGEQDIEALNSHLKVYRENFIKHIDAYYSDPIEPEPQVSQAILSDDYVII; encoded by the coding sequence ATGAGCGAACAACAAAAGGGAATTCAGAGAAACTCAATGACAGGAAGCTTGGTGCTGGCCAAGAAATTAGGTTTTGAGCCAAAAACTGTGATTGATGTCGGCGCAGCTTTGGGAACTTTTAACCTTTACGAAACCTTCCCCAATGCGCGACATTTGCTAATTGAACCCATCGCCGAAAATGAACCTTACCTAGCCAAAATTTGCCGCAAGCTCAAAAGTGCAGAATACATCATGGCGGCTGCGGCCAAAGAATCGGGAGTTTTAACTCTCAGCGTCAATCCAGGTATGGTGCACTCTTCGATTTCGCAAAATGCGATTACTGATAGCAGTAATCCTTATTTGAGAAATATTCGAGCAATTACATTGGATGACATATGTAGGGAAAGAAATTTTTCAGGCCCGTATTTAATTAAAGTTGATGTAGACGGTAAGGAATTAGATGTTTTAGCGGGTGCGACTGAGATTTTACAGCAAACTGAATATGTAATTGTAGAAGTTACTTTGTTTGGTCAGATGCATGAGATAATGAGTTTTATGAAGTCGCAAGGATTCGTAGCTTACGATATTGTTGATTTGGCTTATCGCCCGATTGATGCAGCTTTGTGGCAAATTGATATGGCTTTTGTTAAGGAATCTGGTTTATTTAGGAACAATAGCAATTACGCCACTGGAGAGCAGGATATCGAAGCACTGAATTCGCATCTCAAAGTTTATCGGGAAAATTTTATTAAACATATTGATGCTTATTACAGCGACCCGATTGAGCCGGAACCGCAGGTGAGTCAAGCGATTTTGAGCGATGATTATGTCATTATTTGA